A portion of the Pedobacter cryoconitis genome contains these proteins:
- a CDS encoding UpxY family transcription antiterminator, with protein sequence MADIRDKERKQWYPVYTHSRSEKKAYQELLNKDIEAYLPLRRQMKQWSDRKKWVEEPLIKSYVFVHIHQHQQTEVLMTSGVARFLYFSGKIASMPDRQIEELKLVLASAYEFEITEDELLPGEKIIIKAGSLKGMHGEIIKYHSQKQLLLRLGDIKYNIIVHVPASLIERLQ encoded by the coding sequence ATGGCTGACATTAGAGATAAAGAAAGAAAGCAATGGTATCCAGTTTATACCCACTCAAGGTCGGAAAAGAAAGCATATCAGGAATTACTGAACAAAGATATTGAAGCCTATCTGCCTTTGCGCCGTCAGATGAAACAATGGAGTGACAGGAAAAAATGGGTAGAAGAGCCATTGATTAAATCTTATGTTTTTGTACATATACATCAGCATCAGCAAACTGAGGTATTGATGACCAGCGGAGTTGCACGTTTCCTCTATTTTTCAGGCAAAATTGCATCAATGCCTGACCGGCAAATAGAGGAACTCAAATTAGTACTGGCAAGTGCTTATGAATTTGAAATTACAGAAGATGAACTGCTGCCAGGAGAAAAAATTATTATTAAAGCAGGCTCCCTAAAAGGAATGCATGGAGAAATTATTAAATACCATTCTCAAAAGCAGTTGCTCCTGAGATTAGGCGATATCAAATACAATATCATTGTGCATGTCCCAGCATCCTTGATAGAAAGACTGCAATAA
- a CDS encoding GumC family protein, producing the protein MQEVKTAQTYLNSKEVDYLKIIKILFNSWYLIAGPIIIGLITANLYLWYTPKTYSTNGLLKFEEKKPELSDIIGTMGNSDRNTVNLQSESFTIQSRSLLLKAIKNLDYRTSFYLSGRVRTYDMYPKKPLQINLLKFDSLNFYQDLIAFKPINKNKFELSWKIGNNKVQQNFKYGYPVNIGAVTFTIGYPGSVNPNISYLFKFNIPESFLDRVRSGLRINEAIKNSDLLTLQQTDANPQFAMDIINAIMKEYLNFDRNQKTQSATQLIDFITDQLKYLSTELKGSERSLEKYKENTKIMDVSSSAGIAFSKVSDLESQRSLLKMQLIVIDQLKEQIAAEKNAVNLNLNLEGSIDPLLGVLVGNFNTLINDKNALLKVYHSTSQPVEEINRQISQVKKSAMRNISASNQRIQKSIGYLNDQLAKVNQQVALLPTAEKDLIGLNRNFEINEKVYSFLSEKSLEAQVNRAAILPGAIIVEKAQLNTVPIAPNTDEIYRTAVILGFLAGIGIIIVIRISNPYIYDREIIERTTSIPILGALRKFPEKIDENNSQILSLSKPRSIFAESVRIIRTNLNFLASGKKSKVICITSESAGEGKSFVIINLASSFALINKKILLIGADLRRPKLHKTFGKPNAMGLSNYLVNKCGIDDIIQESNTKNLDFISSGPIPPNPSELLHLERMAELIGQLRERYDVILIDTAPVGLVSDSVPLISMSDINLFVIRYGKSKYSSATLPDRLSKEYNLNNLVIVLNAFEKNLLHAGLYKYSGSFSSDTQYDYENSGYYLDEEEKLKWWNIKHWFKS; encoded by the coding sequence ATGCAAGAAGTAAAAACGGCCCAAACATACCTGAATAGCAAGGAAGTTGACTATCTAAAAATAATTAAGATATTGTTTAACAGCTGGTACCTGATAGCGGGCCCAATTATAATCGGTTTAATCACGGCAAATCTCTATTTATGGTATACTCCAAAAACCTATTCCACGAACGGATTACTTAAATTTGAAGAAAAAAAACCAGAACTTTCTGACATCATCGGAACAATGGGCAATTCCGATCGGAATACTGTCAATTTGCAAAGTGAAAGTTTTACCATCCAAAGCCGTAGCCTGCTATTAAAGGCCATTAAAAACCTGGATTACAGAACCAGCTTTTATCTTTCGGGAAGGGTACGTACCTATGATATGTACCCAAAGAAGCCGCTTCAGATCAATTTATTAAAATTTGATAGCCTGAATTTTTACCAGGATCTGATCGCCTTTAAACCAATAAATAAAAATAAATTTGAATTGAGCTGGAAAATCGGAAATAACAAAGTCCAGCAAAATTTCAAATATGGTTATCCGGTAAATATCGGAGCTGTTACCTTTACCATCGGCTATCCGGGATCAGTTAACCCGAATATCTCCTACTTGTTTAAATTCAATATTCCTGAATCTTTTTTAGATCGGGTACGTAGTGGTTTACGGATCAATGAGGCGATTAAAAATTCAGATCTTCTGACGCTACAGCAAACTGATGCTAATCCTCAGTTCGCAATGGATATCATCAATGCGATCATGAAGGAATACCTGAATTTTGACCGTAACCAGAAAACACAATCTGCGACACAGTTGATCGACTTTATTACCGATCAGTTAAAATACCTTTCCACTGAGCTGAAAGGATCAGAACGGTCATTGGAAAAATACAAGGAGAATACAAAGATCATGGACGTGAGTTCATCTGCAGGAATTGCATTCAGCAAAGTCAGTGATCTGGAGTCGCAGCGTTCCTTGCTGAAAATGCAACTCATTGTTATTGATCAACTGAAAGAACAAATAGCTGCAGAAAAAAATGCAGTAAACCTTAATCTTAACCTGGAGGGAAGTATTGATCCCTTACTAGGCGTTCTTGTAGGCAATTTCAATACTTTAATAAACGATAAAAATGCCCTGTTAAAAGTCTACCACAGTACGTCGCAACCTGTAGAGGAGATTAACAGACAAATTTCGCAGGTCAAAAAATCTGCAATGCGCAATATTAGTGCTTCAAATCAGCGCATTCAGAAAAGTATTGGTTACTTGAACGATCAATTAGCAAAAGTAAACCAGCAGGTAGCTTTGCTTCCAACAGCAGAAAAAGATTTGATTGGCTTAAACCGTAATTTCGAGATTAATGAAAAGGTATATTCTTTTTTATCCGAAAAAAGCCTTGAGGCACAAGTTAACCGCGCTGCTATCTTACCAGGAGCAATCATTGTTGAAAAGGCACAGCTGAATACAGTTCCTATTGCCCCTAATACCGATGAGATTTACCGTACCGCTGTTATATTGGGCTTCTTAGCCGGCATTGGGATTATTATAGTGATCAGAATATCCAATCCTTACATTTATGACAGGGAGATCATTGAAAGGACAACTTCGATACCAATTTTAGGTGCCCTCAGAAAGTTCCCGGAAAAAATTGATGAAAACAATAGTCAGATACTTTCCTTAAGTAAACCACGGTCTATCTTTGCAGAATCCGTTCGCATTATACGTACGAACCTCAATTTTCTCGCCTCAGGAAAGAAAAGTAAGGTCATTTGTATTACCTCGGAAAGCGCAGGAGAAGGAAAATCTTTTGTAATTATTAACCTGGCAAGCAGTTTCGCCTTGATCAACAAAAAAATATTACTTATTGGTGCCGACCTTCGCAGACCGAAACTGCATAAAACCTTTGGTAAGCCTAACGCCATGGGCTTAAGCAATTACCTTGTCAACAAATGTGGCATAGATGATATCATTCAAGAATCAAACACCAAAAATCTTGATTTTATAAGCTCAGGCCCTATCCCGCCAAATCCTTCAGAATTATTGCATCTTGAACGGATGGCCGAACTAATTGGCCAGTTGAGAGAAAGATATGATGTGATCTTAATAGATACTGCTCCTGTGGGCCTGGTCTCAGACTCAGTTCCGCTGATCAGTATGAGCGACATCAACCTGTTTGTAATCCGCTACGGAAAATCAAAATACAGTTCAGCTACATTACCTGATAGGCTATCAAAGGAATATAATTTAAATAACCTCGTGATTGTATTAAATGCCTTTGAAAAAAACCTTTTACATGCCGGATTATATAAGTACAGTGGTAGTTTTAGTTCAGATACACAATACGACTATGAAAATTCCGGTTACTATTTAGATGAAGAAGAAAAATTAAAATGGTGGAACATCAAGCATTGGTTTAAATCTTAA
- a CDS encoding polysaccharide biosynthesis/export family protein, with product MPSNKYILYAFIFILLTSCFSCSVKQQQALFENRRQAFNNTPTITDTSAYKIQPQDLLQIKNLQSPKYIVDEPTTTISAAKGANSTDGQTFLVESDGTVALPIIGRVKVEGLNRYDAAKKIENIYSKEIKNPIIDLKIVNLKVTILGEVKTQGSYTLVKDRTSLIEMIGEAGGLTERANSKNVRIIRGGIKNQEVIDLDLSNLTTLSDPRIILKNEDIIYVTQNKQAVRTTKVTGFSSILQPIILLLNTALIIYTITR from the coding sequence ATGCCTTCAAATAAATACATACTTTATGCATTTATCTTTATTCTTCTTACCAGCTGTTTTTCATGTTCTGTTAAACAGCAACAGGCTCTTTTTGAGAATAGAAGACAGGCTTTCAATAATACCCCAACTATTACTGATACAAGTGCCTATAAGATACAACCGCAGGATCTGCTTCAAATAAAAAACCTGCAGAGCCCTAAATATATTGTTGATGAACCTACTACAACTATATCAGCCGCAAAGGGCGCCAACAGTACAGATGGCCAGACCTTTTTGGTAGAAAGTGATGGGACGGTAGCACTCCCGATCATAGGACGTGTAAAAGTAGAGGGGCTTAACCGTTATGATGCTGCCAAGAAAATTGAAAATATTTATAGTAAAGAAATCAAAAACCCTATTATTGACCTAAAAATAGTAAACCTGAAGGTAACAATCCTGGGCGAAGTTAAAACTCAGGGTAGCTATACGCTGGTAAAAGACCGGACTTCATTAATAGAAATGATTGGAGAGGCAGGTGGGTTAACCGAGCGGGCAAACAGTAAAAACGTGAGAATAATTCGGGGAGGAATAAAAAATCAAGAGGTGATTGATCTGGATTTAAGTAATCTCACTACGCTCTCCGATCCCAGGATCATCCTCAAAAACGAGGACATTATTTACGTCACACAAAATAAACAAGCTGTACGCACTACAAAAGTGACAGGCTTCTCTTCTATATTGCAACCAATTATCTTGTTATTAAATACTGCACTGATCATTTATACGATAACGCGATAA
- a CDS encoding glycosyltransferase family 2 protein, producing MHQPKISLITVTYNAVETLQRCIESVTNQTYGNLEYIIIDGSSTDGTLKIIQNNQKYIHVFNSEHDNGIYDAMNKGINLATGDIIGTLNADDYFANNDVLEKIAQAFNTDHREMLYANLNYVNKHGTVVRKWRSGKYKATKFNWGWMPPHPTFYVKKDFFDKYGLYDLSYGTAADYELMLRFMYLKAVNVFFLDEVIVNMTIGGVSNRNFRNRISAWAGDFKAMKSCQLPIPLLGVIFKPIRKILQFI from the coding sequence GTGCACCAACCAAAGATCTCTTTAATCACAGTCACCTATAATGCAGTGGAAACATTGCAACGCTGTATTGAATCTGTAACCAATCAGACTTATGGCAATTTAGAATATATTATCATTGATGGTAGTTCAACGGACGGTACATTGAAAATTATTCAGAATAACCAAAAATATATTCATGTTTTCAATTCTGAACATGACAATGGGATCTACGATGCAATGAATAAGGGTATTAATCTGGCAACCGGTGATATCATTGGTACCCTCAATGCAGATGATTATTTTGCTAATAATGATGTATTAGAAAAGATAGCGCAAGCATTTAATACTGATCATAGAGAAATGTTATATGCGAACCTTAATTATGTAAATAAGCATGGAACAGTAGTTCGTAAGTGGCGATCTGGAAAATATAAGGCTACTAAATTTAACTGGGGATGGATGCCTCCTCACCCAACATTTTATGTAAAGAAGGACTTTTTTGATAAATACGGTTTGTATGATCTCAGTTATGGAACTGCTGCTGATTATGAACTTATGCTTCGTTTTATGTATTTAAAAGCCGTAAATGTGTTTTTTCTCGACGAAGTAATCGTAAATATGACTATTGGAGGAGTGAGCAACAGGAATTTTAGAAACAGAATTAGCGCCTGGGCGGGTGATTTTAAAGCGATGAAAAGTTGTCAACTACCGATTCCGCTTTTAGGGGTGATTTTCAAGCCGATACGAAAAATACTACAGTTCATTTAA
- a CDS encoding MraY family glycosyltransferase encodes METFDLPIYLNNHPLICCILVFVSSILITLAIIPSIIFVAKTHNLYDNFSYFRKQHLGAIPRLGGVGIYTGFTVTLLFFDLTDKITPINYLLASCMILSIMGIKDDLLGVNPRTKLIIQLITSLILVIPGNTRISSLHGVFGLYDISYPASVVLSLLTIIFIINSFNLIDGIDGLSAMTGIIVNSVFSALFIYMGKYELAAISLAMTGAIIGFIQFNITPAKIFMGDTGALIIGLISAVMAIKFLELNKFTPDHNPDVFPAPAIALAILIIPVSDSLRVFILRILKGKSPFLADRNHIHHRILKLGFTHMQTTTLLIGVNLLMILIACLFASYGNGFLLIVISLIALMLNWILSYLIRSKERESYALRNLFL; translated from the coding sequence ATGGAAACATTTGATTTGCCAATTTATTTAAACAACCATCCTTTAATTTGTTGCATTCTGGTATTTGTATCTTCTATTTTAATTACTCTGGCTATTATTCCTTCTATTATTTTTGTTGCTAAAACTCATAATTTATACGATAACTTCAGCTATTTCAGAAAGCAGCATCTGGGTGCTATTCCGCGCTTAGGCGGAGTAGGGATATACACTGGTTTTACTGTTACTTTACTGTTCTTTGATTTAACGGATAAAATAACCCCGATCAATTATTTGCTTGCTTCCTGTATGATATTGTCTATTATGGGGATTAAGGATGACCTTCTTGGAGTTAATCCGCGTACAAAACTCATCATTCAGTTAATTACATCGCTGATTTTGGTTATTCCAGGAAATACCAGGATCAGTAGCTTACATGGGGTATTCGGCCTCTACGATATCTCCTATCCTGCAAGTGTTGTATTGTCTCTGCTGACTATCATATTCATTATTAATTCCTTCAATTTGATTGACGGAATTGATGGGCTGTCAGCGATGACAGGCATTATTGTGAATAGTGTTTTTTCAGCCTTATTTATATATATGGGCAAATATGAATTAGCTGCCATTTCGTTAGCAATGACTGGTGCTATTATAGGATTTATACAATTTAACATTACTCCGGCAAAAATCTTTATGGGGGATACCGGAGCATTGATAATCGGATTGATATCGGCCGTTATGGCTATCAAATTTTTAGAATTAAATAAGTTTACACCAGATCACAATCCTGATGTTTTCCCTGCTCCGGCTATAGCACTGGCTATTCTGATTATTCCTGTTTCAGATTCATTGCGCGTGTTTATTTTAAGAATTTTAAAAGGAAAATCACCTTTTTTGGCTGATCGGAATCATATTCATCACCGGATATTAAAATTAGGTTTTACCCATATGCAGACTACCACACTTTTAATTGGTGTTAATCTATTGATGATTTTAATCGCATGTCTCTTTGCCAGTTATGGCAATGGGTTCTTGCTGATAGTTATTTCTCTTATTGCATTAATGTTAAACTGGATACTCAGTTACCTGATACGCTCCAAAGAACGTGAAAGTTATGCTTTACGTAACTTATTTTTATAA
- a CDS encoding TetR/AcrR family transcriptional regulator, which produces MNKTEPKNRKLTERKLIDAVGEIIRSTGYTGLGVNAIAKSAGVSKKLIYRYFGTVDALIETYLIERDYWVTFSKKVSDAAVASNKKQTMIEFSSSIFENQFDFFFNEDEMQRIILWEISEKSNILNELSRKREAMGEELLKLTDPYFKDSDINFRAVSAIIICGIYYSVLHTKKNASTLCGLDLNTEAGRKEITKAVRKIVELCFGSKKKKAN; this is translated from the coding sequence TTGAATAAAACGGAGCCGAAAAACAGGAAACTAACTGAGCGAAAGCTTATTGATGCAGTAGGTGAAATTATCCGGTCCACTGGATATACAGGGCTGGGCGTAAATGCAATTGCCAAAAGCGCAGGTGTCAGTAAAAAATTGATCTACCGCTACTTTGGTACAGTAGATGCTTTAATTGAAACTTATCTCATCGAAAGAGATTATTGGGTCACTTTTTCTAAAAAAGTGAGTGATGCAGCAGTAGCTTCTAATAAAAAACAAACCATGATTGAGTTTTCGTCCAGCATCTTCGAAAATCAGTTTGATTTCTTTTTTAATGAAGATGAAATGCAGCGGATTATCCTCTGGGAGATCTCGGAAAAAAGTAATATTTTAAATGAGCTGAGCAGAAAGCGCGAAGCCATGGGAGAAGAACTTTTAAAGTTAACGGATCCTTATTTTAAAGACTCAGATATCAATTTCAGAGCTGTTTCAGCAATTATTATATGCGGAATTTATTACTCTGTGTTACATACTAAAAAGAATGCAAGTACCTTATGCGGACTTGACCTGAATACCGAGGCAGGAAGAAAAGAGATTACTAAGGCAGTAAGAAAAATAGTAGAGCTGTGTTTTGGAAGTAAAAAGAAAAAAGCAAATTAA
- a CDS encoding glycoside hydrolase domain-containing protein, giving the protein MIGLIKLSRKALGIDPKKAKLSAPAIRNFQLASTFAVNEEIPVKKRRGSIVDFGVIFSVQFSILK; this is encoded by the coding sequence ATAATCGGTCTAATCAAGTTATCTAGGAAAGCTTTGGGGATTGATCCAAAAAAAGCAAAGCTCAGCGCACCTGCTATCAGGAATTTTCAACTGGCAAGTACTTTCGCTGTGAATGAAGAAATTCCAGTTAAAAAAAGAAGAGGGTCTATTGTTGACTTTGGAGTGATTTTCAGCGTTCAATTTTCAATTTTGAAATGA
- a CDS encoding glycoside hydrolase domain-containing protein, translating to MSNICLNFSVPNPGHFRCFVIKINTLSLGKYSFEDHVQINSGKISNKSYLWHCSTFKYQFRNCSGQQLHYKIGTNSWNPDSLGNHRAVITISTASAVAKTVIEWRRKDDCPGKLG from the coding sequence ATGTCAAACATTTGCCTTAATTTTTCAGTCCCAAATCCGGGCCATTTCAGGTGTTTCGTGATTAAAATCAATACTCTCAGCTTAGGAAAATATTCCTTCGAAGACCATGTTCAAATCAATTCAGGCAAAATTTCTAACAAAAGCTATCTTTGGCATTGCTCTACTTTCAAGTATCAATTTCGCAATTGCTCAGGCCAGCAACTCCACTATAAAATTGGAACCAACAGTTGGAATCCTGATTCATTAGGCAACCATCGTGCAGTTATAACTATAAGTACCGCCAGTGCAGTGGCAAAAACAGTTATTGAATGGCGAAGAAAAGATGATTGCCCTGGCAAGCTAGGCTAA
- a CDS encoding thiopeptide-type bacteriocin biosynthesis protein → MHNQVSRKYIVGSEWLCYKIYLSESTADNLLANSIYKTLKKLIKDNEIDSFFFIRYNDPEFHIRLRIKLKNVEKLGFIISVFHNLFNKYVLDERINSIQIDTYQREIERYGDFTMELSEQFFFYDSLNVLQILSSIDLSTNSDSRWLHAALLINHYLDLFDFDLYERIDFLKNLKSNFNNEYYISSKDSKEIANRYKNKRKLLADLLNSDDAHYNKLFTLHQRDSSSQSFVIKSLISNFAHNSPFIPANRLITSFFHMSLNRIFIKDNSVSEYILYDFMHRYFLEESYKEK, encoded by the coding sequence ATGCATAATCAGGTGTCTAGGAAATATATTGTTGGTTCGGAATGGCTATGTTATAAAATTTACTTAAGTGAAAGCACAGCTGATAATCTTCTTGCTAATTCAATTTACAAAACCCTTAAGAAATTAATAAAAGATAACGAGATCGATTCATTTTTTTTTATAAGATATAATGATCCTGAATTTCATATTAGGTTAAGAATAAAGCTCAAAAATGTTGAAAAATTAGGTTTTATTATCAGTGTATTTCATAATCTTTTTAATAAGTACGTCTTGGATGAGCGTATTAATTCTATTCAAATTGATACTTACCAGCGAGAGATAGAAAGATACGGTGATTTTACAATGGAGTTATCTGAGCAGTTTTTTTTCTATGATAGCCTCAACGTTCTACAAATTCTAAGTTCAATTGACCTCAGTACAAATAGCGATTCCAGATGGTTACACGCAGCATTATTAATAAATCATTACTTGGATCTATTTGATTTTGATCTATATGAAAGAATAGATTTCTTAAAAAATCTAAAGTCAAACTTTAACAATGAATATTATATCAGTTCTAAGGACAGTAAGGAAATAGCAAACAGGTACAAAAATAAGCGAAAATTGCTGGCCGATCTATTAAATTCAGATGATGCACATTACAATAAACTATTTACTTTACATCAACGTGATTCATCAAGTCAATCTTTTGTGATTAAATCGTTGATATCTAATTTTGCCCACAATTCACCCTTTATCCCAGCCAACAGACTTATTACAAGTTTTTTTCATATGTCATTAAATCGAATTTTCATTAAAGATAATAGCGTGTCAGAATATATATTATATGATTTCATGCATAGGTATTTTTTAGAAGAATCTTATAAAGAAAAATAA